One window from the genome of Ciconia boyciana chromosome 8, ASM3463844v1, whole genome shotgun sequence encodes:
- the LOC140656130 gene encoding homeobox protein vent1-like — protein MNQAELPLAETKPHGARPHLCCAPPPRVPTSLGSTPLLGRAEPRRGGPRPSQSAASEPCAAERGRDSPREPTDPYPSEPAPDGGWLSADESSGYESESAGGERTAAAAPDGTRGRQRRARTAFTSEQVCRLEKTFQRQKYLGASERRKLAAVLQLSEIQIKTWFQNRRMKLKRQIQDHQQSLLSPAPIYSCPPGTPPALFQDGLHYPFAPQHQRLLPFTAVPAVQLSFSFPRYDASQSTYRFMGNELPYYHQRFLPHASFHPVIQNKMDKQCHPVYAL, from the exons ATGAACCAGGCCGAACTCCCTTTGGCAGAGACCAAGCCCCACGGGGCCAGGCCCCACCTCTGCTgcgcgccccctccccgcgtCCCCACCTCTCTCGGCAGTACCCCCCTCCTGGGCAGAGCCGAGCCCCGACGGGGCGGGCCGCGTCCGAGCCAGTCCGCGGCCAGCGAGCCCtgcgcggcggagcggggccgagACAGTCCCCGGGAGCCCACCGACCCGTACCCGTCGGAGCCAG CCCCCGACGGCGGCTGGCTGAGCGCCGACGAGTCCTCGGGCTACGAGAGCGAGAGCGCGGGCGGGGAGCGcaccgcggcggcggcgccggaCGGGACccgcgggcggcagcggcgggcgcgGACCGCCTTCACCTCGGAGCAGGTCTGCCGGCTGGAGAAGACCTTCCAGCGCCAGAAGTACCTGGGGGCCTCGGAGCGGAGGAAGCTGGCGGCTGTCTTGCAGCTCTCGGAGATCCAG ATCAAGACCTGGTTTCAGAACCGGAGGATGAAACTGAAGAGGCAGATACAGGATCACCAGCAGAGCCTCCTGTCTCCTGCTCCAATCTACAGCTGCCCCCCGGGGACTCCACCCGCCCTGTTCCAGGACGGTCTCCACTACCCCTTTGCTCCACAGCACCAGAGACTCCTGCCTTTTACCGCGGTGCCTGCCGTGCAGCtcagcttctcctttcccagaTACGATGCATCGCAAAGCACCTACCGCTTTATGGGAAATGAGCTGCCGTACTACCATCAACGCTTTCTTCCTCACGCTTCTTTCCATCCAGTTATTCAGAACAAAATGGACAAGCAATGCCACCCTGTATATGCATTATAG